One part of the Oceanispirochaeta sp. M1 genome encodes these proteins:
- a CDS encoding DDE-type integrase/transposase/recombinase, protein MDQEKKEKVAVFRFGVIFPLVECNVKDYWGEKSRILRDLVSREWDIPFSDRNYISKATILNWQRRYELGGKKIEALYPEDRGDRGRVRSIDDETIDALVVLRKENPKLSVPRLVEIAQSKGLFKPGKDVSVATVYRLMKKHKVETGRKKEDMRKFEVQMTNDLWQSDCMHGPVVLHEGKQRKTYLFAIIDDHSRLIPHGQFYLAENLDNYLNCLWTALQKRGLPRKLYVDNGPSFRAHRLQLGCASLEIGLTFARPYRPQGKGKIERFFRTVRSQFLPELSTVISLNELNNYFNDYLERYHNRKHGTTGQEPIRRYLDSASLLRGAPENLPRHFRKRELRKVNNDRTVKLDGRLFEAPTGLVGLQVVLRFENYDRIEVFVDEKTKGFLKPLNQEVNSRVKRESEPKTGGGQLFEHANGGF, encoded by the coding sequence ATGGATCAGGAAAAGAAAGAGAAGGTCGCAGTATTCAGATTTGGGGTTATTTTTCCTTTGGTGGAATGTAATGTCAAAGACTATTGGGGTGAGAAATCACGAATACTGAGGGATCTTGTAAGCAGGGAATGGGATATTCCCTTTTCGGATAGGAATTATATCAGCAAGGCCACAATTTTAAACTGGCAGCGCCGCTATGAGTTAGGAGGGAAAAAGATTGAAGCCCTTTATCCCGAAGACAGGGGGGATAGAGGACGGGTGCGCAGTATAGACGATGAAACGATTGATGCATTGGTTGTCTTAAGAAAAGAGAACCCAAAGCTCTCAGTACCCAGGTTAGTTGAAATTGCACAATCAAAAGGTCTTTTTAAACCTGGAAAAGATGTTTCGGTGGCAACAGTATATCGGTTGATGAAAAAGCATAAGGTTGAAACAGGCAGAAAGAAAGAGGACATGAGAAAGTTCGAGGTTCAGATGACCAATGATCTGTGGCAGTCCGACTGTATGCATGGTCCTGTTGTTCTACATGAGGGCAAGCAGAGAAAGACTTACCTGTTTGCCATAATCGATGATCATTCCAGACTGATACCCCATGGGCAATTCTATTTGGCAGAGAATTTGGATAATTATCTGAATTGTCTGTGGACAGCCCTCCAGAAGCGAGGATTACCCCGTAAGCTCTATGTCGATAATGGTCCTTCTTTCCGTGCTCACCGCCTACAATTGGGATGTGCATCCCTTGAGATTGGTTTAACCTTTGCCAGGCCATACAGACCACAGGGAAAAGGAAAAATTGAAAGGTTCTTCCGGACGGTTCGGTCTCAATTCCTGCCGGAGTTGTCAACAGTGATTTCATTGAATGAATTAAATAATTACTTCAATGATTATCTGGAGAGGTATCATAACAGAAAGCATGGTACCACTGGTCAGGAACCGATTCGACGTTACCTGGATAGTGCCAGTCTTTTAAGAGGAGCTCCGGAGAATCTTCCTCGACATTTCCGGAAGAGAGAACTCAGAAAGGTTAATAACGATAGAACCGTCAAACTTGACGGCAGGCTCTTTGAAGCTCCTACCGGTCTGGTAGGTTTGCAGGTAGTCTTAAGATTTGAAAACTACGACAGGATAGAAGTCTTTGTGGATGAAAAAACAAAAGGATTTCTTAAGCCATTGAATCAGGAAGTTAACAGCCGGGTAAAACGGGAATCAGAGCCAAAGACTGGTGGCGGGCAGTTATTTGAACATGCGAATGGAGGTTTTTAA